The following coding sequences are from one Candidatus Binataceae bacterium window:
- a CDS encoding cytochrome c, with the protein MVPPGEVTTGKLEYRRHCSQCHGTDGKGDGPVAAALTKKPADLTMLAKNNNGEFPEKRVEGFIEGSETVAAHGSRAMPIWGLAFRKPRARGGIQAQRTTEEVNQRIKLLVDYIKSIQAK; encoded by the coding sequence ATGGTGCCTCCGGGTGAAGTGACTACGGGCAAGCTGGAATACCGCCGCCATTGCTCGCAGTGCCACGGCACCGACGGCAAGGGCGACGGCCCGGTCGCCGCGGCGCTCACCAAGAAGCCCGCGGACTTGACGATGCTGGCCAAGAACAATAACGGCGAATTCCCCGAGAAGCGGGTCGAGGGATTCATCGAAGGCAGCGAAACCGTCGCCGCGCACGGCAGCCGCGCGATGCCGATCTGGGGACTTGCCTTTCGTAAACCGCGCGCCCGCGGGGGTATCCAGGCGCAGCGCACCACCGAAGAAGTCAACCAACGCATCAAGCTGTTGGTCGATTACATAAAATCGATCCAGGCAAAGTAG
- a CDS encoding response regulator, translating into MADDEADLVITCARFLEQLGYRCLRAYDASRAIELLAREEPDLVITDFQLPDRTGIEIARHIRQTHRRTPVILITAYNEPGLAEAACEAGADVYLTKPFSLGDLAKAADRALGQSQLH; encoded by the coding sequence ATGGCTGACGACGAGGCTGATCTCGTCATCACTTGCGCCAGGTTCCTGGAGCAACTCGGCTACCGGTGTCTGCGCGCTTACGACGCAAGCCGCGCGATCGAGTTGCTCGCTCGCGAGGAACCTGACCTGGTGATAACTGACTTTCAGCTTCCCGACCGCACTGGAATCGAAATTGCCCGCCACATTAGACAGACGCATCGGCGGACGCCGGTGATTCTCATCACGGCGTACAACGAACCCGGCCTGGCCGAGGCAGCCTGCGAAGCCGGCGCCGACGTCTACCTGACCAAGCCTTTCTCGCTTGGCGATTTGGCGAAGGCCGCCGACCGGGCGCTGGGCCAGAGTCAATTGCACTAG